The Toxorhynchites rutilus septentrionalis strain SRP chromosome 3, ASM2978413v1, whole genome shotgun sequence genome includes a region encoding these proteins:
- the LOC129779086 gene encoding proton-coupled folate transporter has translation MGDEIAEASTRTERRWFQKITVEPSMFLYMMAFMLTSVVEQGFFLYKACTVNHGYSHDVCINIENHSNIKKEVQVTTSTFHMWNSIAMYAVPTVLALFLGAWSDRRGRKLPLILGLIGKLIYSVMIVVNTRMENWPVEYIIYTATIPSVLTGADIAIFASCFAYISDITTVTDRTLRITILDATYLSTMPIGVALGNLIYNRTAKSFTVMFTINASLLFASILYSALRLKSRITDQQVSILELRWYRIPGDFFDRNHVVHSVKTFFKKRTLHRRIYLHTLMVAMSFYTFQRDEKPKMYLYTQLKFNWDLSQYSYFKTYQSAAYVVMMFIGVPFFTKVLGMRDTFIIMIGATAHAAARFVYIFAEVDWLLYVGASVSSLGPVVAPVLRSMISKMVPITERGIIFSFLSVFDNAVPLFSGILYTQVYNASVNSFPQAFFLLTMGTQAMVFVLTLGVHISLRGKTFEESTTETVNGLIEGEKLPASNGSVNVEEDR, from the exons ATGGGTGACGAAATAGCGGAG GCCTCTACTCGAACGGAGAGGCGATGGTTCCAAAAAATCACCGTCGAGCCATCCATGTTCCTATACATGATGGCTTTCATGCTGACCTCTGTTGTTGAGCAGGGTTTCTTCCTGTACAAGGCTTGCACGGTGAATCACGGCTATTCGcacgatgtttgcatcaatatcGAGAATCATAGCAATATCAAGAAGGAGGTCCAGGTTACGACCTCTACATTTCACATGTGGAACAGCATCGCGATGTACGCGGTTCCGACTGTCCTAGCTTTATTTTTAGGAGCCTGGTCTGATCGCCGAGGTCGGAAGCTTCCACTTATCCTAGGACTGATAGGAAAACTCATTTACTCGGTGATGATCGTGGTAAATACACGCATGGAGAACTGGCCTGTCGAGTACATCATTTATACTGCCACCATACCCAGTGTCCTCACGGGTGCGGACATTGCAATTTTCGCATCTTGTTTCGCTTACATTTCGGATATAACCACAGTCACGGACCGCACTCTGCGCATCACGATCCTCGATGCAACGTACCTCAGCACAATGCCTATCGGGGTTGCTCTCGGCAACTTGATCTACAATCGTACGGCCAAATCGTTCACAGTTATGTTTACCATCAACGCATCGCTTCTGTTTGCATCGATTTTGTACTCCGCTCTACGACTCAAGTCTCGCATCACGGATCAGCAGGTGTCGATCCTTGAGCTGCGCTGGTACCGAATTCCGGGGGACTTCTTCGACCGAAACCATGTGGTTCACTCagtgaaaacttttttcaaaaaacgcaCTCTTCATCGTCGCATCTATTTGCACACCTTGATGGTCGCCATGTCGTTTTACACATTCCAGCGGGACGAGAAGCCAAAGATGTACCTCTACACACAACTCAAGTTCAATTGGGATCTGAGCCAATATAGCTACTTCAAGACGTACCAATCAGCTGCATACGTAGTGATGATGTTCATCGGGGTTCCTTTCTTCACCAAAGTTCTCGGAATGAGAGATACG TTTATCATTATGATCGGCGCGACGGCCCACGCAGCGGCTCGGTTCGTGTACATCTTCGCTGAAGTCGACTGGCTGTTGTACGTTGGTGCGTCAGTGTCTAGTCTGGGCCCAGTGGTGGCCCCGGTGCTCCGGTCGATGATCTCAAAGATGGTTCCTATTACAGAGAGGGGTATAATCTTCTCTTTTCTTTCCGTTTTCGATAATGCCGTACCGCTATTTAGTGGAATTCTGTACACTCAGGTGTACAACGCTTCGGTTAACAGCTTCCCGCAGGCATTCTTCCTGTTGACGATGGGAACCCAAGCGATGGTATTCGTGTTAACGTT GGGAGTTCATATATCTCTGCGAGGCAAAACATTCGAGGAGAGTACTACCGAAACAGTCAACGGATTAATAGAGGGAGAGAAACTCCCAGCGAGCAACGGATCGGTCAACGTGGAGGAGGATCGATAG